The following DNA comes from Microcella sp..
ACTTCATCAAGTTCGGCCTTGGTGCGGCCCTTGCGCTCGAGCTTCGTGATGTACAGCGGGTACACCTGCCCGAACGACATGCGGGCGACACGCTCGAGCGTTGCCGGTGCGGTAGCCATAGTCAGACGAGCCTAGCCAGCGCGGGTCGGGGCGCGCGAATGTGGCGCAGGATCGTGGCGGTGCCGGCTGGGCTTGTCGCGTGGCGACGGCCGCGCGTAGGGTCGGTGCATGCCAGGGCGCTCAGTGAGCTTCGACGCGACCATCGGAGTCGAGGTCAAGGGTGAGATGTGGGCCTGCATCGAGATTCCCGGGTCAGCCGAGTTCTTCGGCACGGGAAAGTCGGTGAGGGTGGATGCTCGTGTCGACGACGTCGATCTCACGCATGTCGGGGCTATGCCGACCGGCACGGGTGGTCACATGATCGCGCTGAACGCAGCCATTCGACGCCGTCTCGACAAGGACCTCGGCGACTCGGTGGAGGTCATGGTGTCGCTGGCATCGTGACACGAAGGGGGCGCAGCAACGGTGAGATACATGATCTGTGTGATTGATAGTGAGACTGGCTCAGGTGACGGCGACGAGATGGCGGCGATCGACGACTTCAACGAGCGGCTTCGGAACGCGGGTCAGTTGATCATGGCGGAGGGGCTGTCGTCGCCGCGAGCATCCGCCGTCGTCGATAACCGCGGGGGAGCGGGGCTCGTCTCGCCTGGACCGCTGCTTGACAGTGATCAGTACGTGTCGGGGTTCTGGATCGTCGAATCGCCTGATCGGGATGCTGCGCTCGCCCTCGCTGCGGAGGGGTCGCGCGCCTGCAACCGCGTCGTTGAGCTGCGGCCGTTCTACGGCGTGTAGCGCTTAGCGCAGTTCAGGTCGCTCGGAGTAGAACTCGCGCATACCGCGACGCACGGCTCGCCAGATGATCGTGTAGCCGATCCACACCGAGAGCACGATGATGCCGGCTGTGAAGACCAGCCACAGGATGAAGCCGATGACGCCGAATGCCGCGAGGGGGCCGAAGTCGGGAGATGTGTTCATGAGCAACACTCTAGGGAGTCGCAACGTCATTCGATCGAACTGACATAATGTGCATTATCAGACTTCTTGGTAGGACTGTGCACGGGTGAACACTTGTGCCCAGATTCGCCCCAATTCGGCTAAACGAAGTGGTTGAAGCGCCCGTTTGCCCCAGATCTGGCCCAAGATGCGTGGCGCATGTGTGTCACGACGGCGGCGCGGCGTAGCGATCGCGACCGATGAAGAACCAGATCAGCGGGCCGAAGAACTGGGCGAACACGACGAACGCGCACCAGCCGAGCAGCTCGAGGCCCGACATCGCGCTCGAGCGCCGGAAGATCGACACCATGGCACCGATCCAGAGTGCGGCGAGTCCGGCGATGATCGGCAGAATGATGAGTGCCGTGAGATCCATTCCGAGAGCCTCTCAGACTCCCCCGGCGACCTCGCGCAGCAGTCGCGGCAGGTCGTAGGGCTCGAACGGCTGACCCGAGTGCAGCAGCTCGTCGGCCGTGAACCAGCCGTGCGCCGTCACGTCGACGTGCTCATCGTCGGTCCAGTTCGTCGACACCGGCTCGAAGCGCTCGCAGCGCACCACGTAGTACTCGGCGTGGCCGCGATCGTGGTCGGCCTCGTCCCACGCGACGTCGAAGTCGAGGCTCCACACGGGCTCCCCCACGCTGTCGACGACGAGGCCGGTCTCTTCGAACAGCTCCCGAATGGCCGCCTGCCCATGCGACTCCCCCGGGTCGACTCCCCCGCCGGGCGTGATCCAGCGGGCAAAGCGTGTCGAGTCAGGCGCCGCCGTCATGAAAAGCAACGCGGCGCCATCCTCATCCATGAGAATCATTCGGGATGTCCGCCGAAGGCCCGGCAACGGACCCACGCCCTACTCCCCCGGGTACTCGGTGAAGTAGCTGACGTCGCCGACGAGGCGCGTGTTGTCTGCGGGAACCGGATCAACGGCAGCCTGGGCGACCTCGGCGGCGAACTCGCTCACGTTGTAGAGCTTGCCGGCTGCCTCTTTGCGCGCATCGATGGCGCCGGGCGCGGCACGCTCGAGCAACGTCGCGGTGATCGTGCCCTCGATCATGTCGCCCGACACCACAGTGAAGCCGATGCCCTTCGCTTCGAGCGACGGGATGAGCGCGCGCAAGGCGTCTTCGCCCGCGCGCTTCGACTTGGCCACAGCCTCGTACTCGGGCATCGTCGGCACCGTGTCGATGAAGTGCGCCTGGTGGCTCGTCACGAAGACGACGCGGCCGCCCTCGCCCATGAGCTCGGCGCCCTGCGTCAAGACGTTGACCTGCGCGTCCCGATTCAGCCTGAGTGCGTAGTCCTCTCCCATGCCCGACTCCATGCCGCCGGAGGCGTTGAGCACGAGAATGTCGAGGGTGCCGAAGCGCTCGCGCACAGCATCCATCAACGCGGCGACCGAGCCGGCGTCGGTGAGGTCGGCCCCGACAGCGATGGCCTGCCCGCCGGCCGCTTCGATCTCGGCGACGAGCTTCTCGGCCCGGGGCGCCTTGGCGCGATAGTTGATGACGACGTTGGCGCCAGCGGCGGCGAAGTACTTGACGGTGTCGGCGCCGATGCCGCGCGACGAGCCGGTGACGAGGGCGGTCTTGCCGGCGAGCGAGCCGGGCTGCAATGGGGTGTTCACGGTTCTCGACCCTACCGTCAGCGACGGCTCGGCGGGCGGTCATGGGCCAGTGATACCGTGAGCGAACCGCCGAAATGAGGAGAGGTGCTAGCCATGGTCGACCTGACGCAGTACCTGTGGATCGTGTGGCTGGTCTTCGTGGTCGTGTGCGTGATCATCGAGGTTTTGACGCTTGAGTTCACCTTCATGATGGTCGCCGCCGGCTCACTCATCGGCGGCCTCGGCACGAACCTGCTCGGGGCGGAGTGGTGGGTGCAGATTCTCGCTGCCGCCGTCATCTCGGGGCTGCTGCTGTTCACCATCAGGCCGATGCTGCTCAAGTTGCTGCATCGTGGTGACGAGCCCGCGCTCACCAACGTCGACGCCCTCAGGGGCATGGCGGGGCGCGTGACCACCGGCTTCTCGGAGACCACCGGCTTCGTGAAGCTTGCGAACGGCGAGACCTGGACAGCCCGCCTCGCGCCCGAGCACGAGACCTTGACCCTTGCTGAGGGCGACCGCGTGGTCGTCACTCGCATCGACGGAGCGACCGCTGAGGTCGCCCCGAGAGAACGGAGCGAAACACCATGATCTCCACCTCCGCCTTCATCGGCCAGATCTTCGTCACTGCGCTCGTCGTGGTGGTGGCGATCTTCGTCATCGTCGTGCTGGTGCGCTCGATCCGCATCGTGCCGCAGGCCTACGCCGGCGTGGTCGAGCGCCTCGGCCGCTACCGCAAGACTCTGCAGCCGGGCCTCAATATTCTGGTGCCCTTCATCGATCGCATGCGCCCACT
Coding sequences within:
- a CDS encoding DUF1905 domain-containing protein; amino-acid sequence: MPGRSVSFDATIGVEVKGEMWACIEIPGSAEFFGTGKSVRVDARVDDVDLTHVGAMPTGTGGHMIALNAAIRRRLDKDLGDSVEVMVSLAS
- a CDS encoding YciI family protein, with the translated sequence MICVIDSETGSGDGDEMAAIDDFNERLRNAGQLIMAEGLSSPRASAVVDNRGGAGLVSPGPLLDSDQYVSGFWIVESPDRDAALALAAEGSRACNRVVELRPFYGV
- a CDS encoding PLDc N-terminal domain-containing protein; the protein is MDLTALIILPIIAGLAALWIGAMVSIFRRSSAMSGLELLGWCAFVVFAQFFGPLIWFFIGRDRYAAPPS
- a CDS encoding NUDIX hydrolase — translated: MGPLPGLRRTSRMILMDEDGAALLFMTAAPDSTRFARWITPGGGVDPGESHGQAAIRELFEETGLVVDSVGEPVWSLDFDVAWDEADHDRGHAEYYVVRCERFEPVSTNWTDDEHVDVTAHGWFTADELLHSGQPFEPYDLPRLLREVAGGV
- a CDS encoding SDR family oxidoreductase, with translation MNTPLQPGSLAGKTALVTGSSRGIGADTVKYFAAAGANVVINYRAKAPRAEKLVAEIEAAGGQAIAVGADLTDAGSVAALMDAVRERFGTLDILVLNASGGMESGMGEDYALRLNRDAQVNVLTQGAELMGEGGRVVFVTSHQAHFIDTVPTMPEYEAVAKSKRAGEDALRALIPSLEAKGIGFTVVSGDMIEGTITATLLERAAPGAIDARKEAAGKLYNVSEFAAEVAQAAVDPVPADNTRLVGDVSYFTEYPGE
- a CDS encoding NfeD family protein translates to MVDLTQYLWIVWLVFVVVCVIIEVLTLEFTFMMVAAGSLIGGLGTNLLGAEWWVQILAAAVISGLLLFTIRPMLLKLLHRGDEPALTNVDALRGMAGRVTTGFSETTGFVKLANGETWTARLAPEHETLTLAEGDRVVVTRIDGATAEVAPRERSETP